The Penaeus chinensis breed Huanghai No. 1 chromosome 25, ASM1920278v2, whole genome shotgun sequence genome segment CGGGGCAGAGGTCCATCTCGCTCCGCTACGACGGACGCGTCTACCACTACAGAATCAATGAGGACGAGAACTCCAAGGTGTGTGGGGGTggcgagggggggtggagggcgggCTGGTTGGCTCCCGAAGAGTCGTAGGTTGAGTGTCATGTGATAGGAGGTCATGGTGTGACTACTTCATCTCATTGGGTAGATTTAGATATATCCTGATCTAAATCCTATATGTGTAATTTGATGTTTTGATATGATGATACAGTCACCTGGCAGAATAATCAGATTTTCCCATACCTGTGCAGTtggccagggtggtaaatatGAAACTGAACTCAAGTATAAACTCCAAGTGTGCATTACATCCTAGATTTTGTTATTTAGTGATGCCACATTTGCAGCATAATAGTTTGGCCACCCCCTGACCAGATAGCTAGGATGGTTAAAGAATAGATTAACCAAGCAAAAGTAAAACTGCCATGTACTGTAGTCTTGTAGACCAGCTAGCACTAGCTTGAGGGACAAGGAACTATGTTTCATCTTCTCTTGTATGTTAGAAAGTATATTTGTGATAAATCCGAATTTTGCTATGTATTCAAATCTGTCATTAAGTTTGTCCCAAGTGGTGAGAAAAGGTGTCAGATATAGAACTAGACTTGATTAAGATTTTCATTAGAATGAACAGAAGACTAAATAAAGTAAGTCCTATTTTTTGTGATATACATTTATGGTGATGTGGGTTTTGTAAATGTTTTCAGATTAAAGCTCATTATGAATTTAGTTATATTACCAAGATGTAGACAGTTATCATGTGATAATTTTCTTTATAACTCCTCTTTATTGAAACTTTCACCAGACCATAAATCACCCTCATTTTAAAGTTCTTAATTTCTTGGTTCCCCCACATAATTATATGCAGTAATTTTCATCAATAACCAGGCACTTTAAGAATAAGACATTGGAGTCCTTACAAAAGTGAATGTTGCTTTGTGCTTGATTTAGAAAATGATTTGAGACtggctttttttcatttataaaagAATGTACACATTGACAGTCTTTgtggtatttattttttaattacttaaCTCTTGTTAATCATTTgcaaaaatacataaatgcattaaaTAGTTACACTAAATATTTGATGTCCTTTTAAATTGTCGAGGGCCAATAAACTGACCAATATACTTGAGAAACAACCAGAAATtaacttttctcctcctctgcagCTGTATGTGTCTTCAGAATTTCGGTTCAACACCTTGGCAGAGTTGGTACATCACCACTCACAACATGCCGATGGTCTTATCACCCAGCTGTTATATCCTGCCCCAAAGAGAAATAAACCCACTGTGTTTGGTCTTACTCCAGGTACAGTATCCATGTTTGCCTTTgaaggtatatatttattttctctctttgtttctttttttttggaattgtgctttattttgaaatatttgttgaaagatctctctctctctctcttgctctctctctctcacattgtgTGTTCATAAAATGGATATTATACGTGGATATAGGTAAGCCAGTGTCGATCCCACAGGAAACTAATTCCCTCGGCGATTTTACAGAGCCAGATGAGTGGGAAATTGAGAGGACCGATATAGCGATGAAACATAAACTTGGGGGAGGCCAGTATGGAGATGTTTACGAAGCTGTTTGGAAGAGATACAACATCTGTGTCGCTGTGAAAACTCTCAAGGTAATAGTATAGCCATTCCAAGtacatgaagggaaaaaaaaaaaaaattacgttatcAAGTGTTTCTAATGCTATATTTGAAGATTTGAAATACATTATGTATGTCATAATAACATCAGTTAGTAAAAGGTGTTGCTGGTTTAATTGATATGGTTCTTGAATTGCAGGAAGATACAATGGCCCTGAAGGACTTCTTAGAAGAAGCCTCaataatgaaggaaatgaaacACCCCAATCTTGTTCAGCTCTTGGGGGTGTGTACTCGGGAACCCCCTTTTTACATTGTGACAGAGTTCATGTCCCGAGGTAACCTCCTGGACTACCTGCGCACTTGTAGTCATGATGAGGTCAACGAGGTAACTTTGCTGTACATGGCAACTCAGGTAGCTGCAGCTATGGAGTATCTGGAAGACAGGAGCTTCATACACAGgtagagacttttttttttatttgctgggTCAACGTAAAGATATATGAACTCAAATGACAGAGATGATTGTAACTAAGATTTTTTAAGATGACAGATACTTTGAATTACagtataatgattaaaaaatacagTCAAATGTCAGAGATGTTTGTCATTGTAACTGTTATACAATAGAAATATTTAAAGCATATTTTGTAAATTACACAGGGACTTAGCAGCTCGCAACTGTTTAGTCGGGGAAAACCACTTAGTCAAAGTGGCCGATTTTGGGCTGGCGCGTCTCATGAGAGATGACACGTACACTGCTCATGCTGGAGCCAAATTCCCAATCAAGTGGACTGCACCAGAGGGTCTAGCCTATAATAAATTTTCTACAAAGGTATAAATGTTATACAGTTTGTAGGTTTAGTTTTTTATTGTGATACAGATTATATCAAGGTTTTTCTGCatagtatactgtatgtatagcaTTAGTATGATACATAGTGTATTATATGATCTGCAAGTAGTTAACAAAGAGGAACATTTTATTTCCAGTCTGATGTTTGGGCATTTGGCATATTACTCTGGGAGATTGCAACATATGGAGTATCACCGTATCCTGGGGTAGACCTGACCAATGTGTATCACCTTTTAGAGTCAGGATATAGGTAAGGGATGTTTATTACACATATTCTTTATATGTAGAAGGCTAAGAGAAGTGTTATCCCTGTAGTTGGTTATTCCTGATTTATGTTTCACAGGGTATGATACATGTTCCATGATATAAGCTTTGCTGAGTATGTTTACTAATTTAAATTTTGCACCTTATGCTACATTTTGCTGATGTCTTTTATGTTTTATGATACAAAGAATATCATACATACCTCCTTTTTACCCAAACTTCAAATTTTCCAGAATGGACTGTCCTCAGGGATGTCCAGTAAGAGTCTATGAACTGATGAAGCAGTGTTGGCTGTGGATCCCTTCGGACCGGCCCACATTCTCCCATATCCACCATGCGCTCGAGACCATGTTCCAAGAGACTTCTATTACTGAGGGTATGTGAGCATGCGCAGGCTGACAGATAGTGCAAATGGATATCTTTTATGTCCTCCTCACTTGTGATGAATTTTTTGGAGATACTTTTTTATTGGAAAATAGGTGATAACTGTAACAAATAGTGGAACAGACCAAGTTGTGCTTTTACTTTTCTCCACAAGTTTCTGATGTTTATTCCCTTGATGACGgttaaagaaaactaaaaaaaaaaaactctacgctctggagatcaatggcaacgtgctGTGAGAGCgcaggagttcagtacatcaagccgaatcaccagctTGTATCGCTTTGGCACGCAGCCGCGGTGTACAGCCACACACCACAGatcgagtggtttgttttgatgcctcacggtgtgacctgtcgggaaggggttaaaagaaACAAGGGACATTATAGATTTACCACACTGTGTACGGGTGATGGAAGtccacacacagactcacacaaaaGGAAGGATCACTCACTAATTTTATAATTGTATCAACAGAGGTGGAACAGCAATTAGCAGCTGGTGGAGGACGGAAGGTGGTTAGAGGTTCTTCCACAGGCACACACCAACAGTGGAATGAGGAACAACTCCCTACTAGTCCAAGAACATCCTCCACCAAGCAGTAAGTGAGATTGTTCATGTGTGCAGATGGAAGCGAAGTTGACCGAGAGTGCTATTTGGGGCTATTTAATTGGAGATGTGCTGGTGATATATCCTGAAGTTTAAATGTTCTTTGGTATACTTATTCTATTTGTCCATTCATATGTAAGTCATATGTGTAGAGTTGAATGGACTTTGATGATGTGAGAGAGGTTTTGTTTACACCTTGATTAGATTTGAAGGGGATATGTttcaacatagatagatagatggatggatggcttgATAGAagtatggaaggaaggatggttaAAACTTGTATTTTATTCCTAGAAGAACTAAAAACAAGCATGGGATGATGGATGAAGGTAGTAGTCCCAATCTGCCAAGGGATGTACGACCGAGCCCCGGCATCCTCTCTGCCCGTTCCACTGTAGTTCAGCTCCGCCGCACCACCAACAAGAAGGGCAAACAGGCACCAGCGCCGCCAAAGAGAACAAGGTAAGTTTTGCACGTTTCCTGTCTTAGAGATATCTCATTAGTGtctcctttgttttctgtttcaggTATGGATGTGTAATACCTATtttaaagaattgaaaaaaacatTTTGTACAAGTTGTATATAATTTGTCATATATAATTGATTGTTCTAGAACTTTGGAAGAATTCAGATAGAGAAACTAGTTACTTTTAACAGTATATGTTAGATTAAGAATAAAGGTCCAAGAGTATTTACCTTGTGTTTCCTCTTTCAGTTCATTCCGTGACAGTACCTGCACCGACCAAGACATGCCAGCCGGGATGGCGGGAGATGAGCTCAATGAATTCAATGGTATAGACAAAATCTTTGAAGGTACCACGTCTTtcgtccctgtctctcctctgcctttctgCTTGTTTCCCTTGCCGACTTTGACTTGCCTGATGAGGaaattttttcaaatatatatatatatatatatacctttataaatacttttttttttttttgtctaattttttcattaacttttatttttgcAATGGATTTGATATTAGCTGAAGTTTATATCCTTGTGCTCTATATACATAGTTTTGCCTTCCATAGAAGTCAGCAGTAGGCTGTTACTGAATGAAaagaagtacatttttttttcattcttcatatGAAGCTGAGCGCTATTGTGAGTAGGTCGTGTTGTGGCATTACTCCCAGAATTTCTCAGACCTACATTCGGTAAAGTTAGCATGACTGTTGGAGCCACTTCTGTCTTGTAAGGTTAGCCATCTCAAGTctgttgttcattttttttattattattattattattttttttttttagaagaatcccttgaatttttcttttttctttttgcgacCTAGAATTGTGATATCTTTTTCACaggattttgtgtgtgtctgtgtctgtgtctgtgtctgtgtctgtgtctgtgtctgtgtctgtgtctgtgtctgtgtctgtgtctgtgtctgtgtctgtgtgtgtgtgtgtgtgtgtgtgtgtgtgtgtgtgtgtgtgtgtgtgtgtgtgtgtgtgtgtgtgtgtgtgtgtgtgtgtgcgtgtgtgcacactgtgtgtgtgtgtgtgcacactgtgtgtgtctgtctgtctgtttttattttgtttttttttgtgagaatgagaaatgaaatgagtgagtgagtgagtgagtgagtgagtgagtgagtgagtgagtgagtgagtgagtgagtgacggagTGACGGAGTGACGGAGTGacggagtgagtgagcgagcgagcccAAGAgcaagtgcgagtgtgagtgtgtttgcatatatacacatatatgtatatgggtatatgtgtgtgtgtgtatatattatatttatatttaaatttatatttatatttatatttaaatttatatttatttagattcttattctaattcatatttatatacattttgtttgtattataaatgcaaatattttatttattataattattattataattattattattgttattattgttattattattattattattattattattattattattattattattattattattattattattattattattattattattattattatgatgacgatgatgatgaggatgatttaagatattattagtagtagtatattattaaatataaaaaagcgagaaggaaaaaggTCCTCTTGAGTTCCTTTAGTTAGCACAGTGAGGACTCTTTAACATGGTGTGACTTGTTTTCCAAATGTAATCAAGGACTTTACAGTTTGGCTCTATCCCAGaaacctttcctcccttcccggAGTTATGGGTCTCGGAGTACACGCCACTTAATATGTCCAGTACAGTAGATGACCTGTTTGATTTGCCATACCACTTTACAACCCACTATGCACTTCCTTACAACACAGGCAAGTTCGTTGTGCTTTTGGTgttttgatcatttttttttttttatatcttatctttGTGTTCTTCTGCTGTGCTTTTTTTTCCTGACTTTTGCCtacttaactctctctctgttatgGCTTGACTTTGGAGTACcttgtaaatgtttttattttgttaaagaGAAAATTGAGgttatcttctttcctcttcatggGGATAACCTTGAgagttatatatattgttgcataATTTGTCTGATTCAGTTTAATAATTATTTGCATTAGTCTAGGCCAATGaaataagtaatgaaaataagttGTTTATGATgactatagaatatataaaacttATGTCTTTTTGATCATTACTAGTTCCTGAATTCTGTTCCAAGTAACAATAAATGCTTTTCACTTTATAAATCAGTACCCAAGAAAGGTTTACAAAATGTTGAGTCTTAGCATAAACTGTTAGTGATAAAACCACTGCCTTGATAGAAATTTTCTGGTTTGTTATTCCCTGCAACATAAACATACCATAGATTGCCATAAAAGTTTAAGGCCATTTATGTGTATCATGGTAAGCAAGTTGAGAATGCGACACTTGAGTCCTTGTGGCCTCTCATGACCAGATATCTTCGTAGAAAACCTTCTGGTCGTGAGAAGACAGGAAGGCTTCAGTGCTGCAAAACTCTCAGCTTGCTTACAGTTATTATAATCTGCATCTTGGCTGTAACATATTCTAAAAGGCATAATACACCTGTCCCTGTATACATGCATGACTTTCTGTAAGAAACACAAACCTTGTATGCTTGTAAAAAGAGAGCAACAACAGTAAAACTTTTTTTCAaccaagataaaaagaaaatattcataaGAGGTTAAGCCACAGATGAAGTGAAATGCAGCTGTAAAAATTGAAGGAGAAGCAAATTGTGATGTTACAAGTCAGGCCAAAGTCCTCATCAGGAGGTAATGGCAAAGTGGGACCCCATCTGTTTTGCATTTTGTCTCCTTTTGAGAGTTTCATCTGATTGGGGACATCACaatttgttatttctctcttttgtagCTGTGATTCATCTTTGTATGcatcatttttgtgtgtgtgtgtgtgtattgaaataATGATTGTTGCAAACACTTTAGCTGTGTGGGTGAATGAggaattattttacatttttcataaTTTGAGTAAGCATTTTAGATTAAATTTGCTTTgcctatgtatattttatatatatatatatatatatatatatatatatatatatatatatatatatacacattttttttttctgacttatTCAGGTCACTTACTATGCCAGTGTAACACTCAATCAGAAGAAATACATACTGAATTGATACTTTATATTGTTTCACTTAATGATATAGATTGTTGGAGATCattgataaatgtataattagGTCACTTGGTTCTCTGCAAGTTTGAACGTAACCAAATAGCTGCCTTTTATGATGTAAGGGTCAGAGCGGAAAAGAATCCTGGAACAACTTATGTCTGACAGATATGAATGTGGAATAAAGTACCAATGCAAGGAACGTATAACGTCTGTCTATATGTTGTATGATCATGAAACCAAGTTATTGAACATGTTTGTGATTAATAGTAAGTATCAGATTTTAAaacctctgtctttctgttattCTAAAAGTTATTTTAACCCCCTTCCTGATGGGTCACACCTATAGGCATAAAACCACacgaaatgtggcatgcggctgtacggcacagcggcgcgccaaagcgatccgaggcagtgattcagcttgatgtactgaactcacacactcaaagtcggcgcattgccgtggttcgccagagcgtagagtttttttttagttttctacacccgtcaccaaggggataAGAAAAGATAGCAGAGATACATTCTGATGTAAAATGTAGACATGGAAAGAAGACAGAATTGCAGTGTCTGTACATTGATAATCATGAAATTTAATTTCTTTTAGATTTATTCCAATAAATTCTCCTAAAAGATTCCCTACTTAACCCACTCACACTGAATGATATCCTATCAAGTCAACACTGTCGCTCATGCAGCGGTGACGTCCTATCAATTCTTGTGGGATTGAGCCTGCTCTAAGCTTCTGTTGTTTGATTATATGGCCTTGGCAACATTCACTCAGGAGAAACGATCCCTTAAAaaactatttttatcttcatttccaaGAAGACAGAATTGCAGTGTCTGTACATTGATAATCATGAAATTTAATTTCTTTTAGATTTATTCCAATAAATTCTCCTAAAAGATTCCCTACTTAACCCACTCACACTGAATGATATCCTATCAAGTCAACACTGTCGCTCATGCAGCGGTGACGTCCTATCAATTCTTGTGGGATTGAGCCTGCTCTAAGCTTCTGTTGTTTGATTATATGGCCTTGGCAACATTCACTCAGGAGAAACGATCCCTTAAAaaactatttttatcttcatttccttaACAGATTACATCAAGACACGTGCCCAGCATGTCTTGGTGTAGTGCTGTGAAATTCATTTGTGAGTGAATTAATAGGGTTTTCTATTTTTGCTTAAAGAAAGCAATCccctttattgtttttaatcttcTCTGATTCTGTATGATCAACTAGTGCAGAATAATGCACATAGTTTTCTGTTATTTTGTATGAATGATGGTGAGTAATCTAAGAATAAGAGTAAGCCTATAAAGATAAGTATATGGAAAATAAAGTGTGAACAAGTTATATTGTCTGCATTTTGGCAGGTTATATTTGGTGAAAGTGTGAGCAAAATATGTCATTCCAGAATAATTAAGAACATGCATTTAAATATGGGACAGGTGTATTTATTTGGTAGCACAGTCATAAGCAAAATTAATAAACATGCAACATCTAAATCTATACGCACACCCGTGCCAacactcactcccacacccacatccacacccacacccacatccacatccacatccacacccacatccacatccatacccacacccacatccatacccacacccacatccatacccacacccacatccatacccacacccacatccatacccacacccacacccacatccatacccacacccacatccatacccacacccacatccatacccatactcacacccacatccatacccacacccacacccacacccacacccacaccttcactttcaccttcaccttcaccttcaccttcaccttcaccttcaccttcaccttcaccttcacctacacctacacctacacctacacctacacctacacctacacgtacacgtacacgtacacgtacacccacacctacatctacacctacacctacacctacacctacacctacacctacaccttcatcttcatctacacccacacctacaaccACAACTACATTTGCATcctcacacaaatacaaacagaagTAGAGTCTAAACCATAAACACTTAGCCCAATGATTACCATATCTATTTTCAAAATCTATAATTAAAGGGATCCATCCTTAAACCAAGCCTTGCACAACTCCAGTTCCTCCAGCTATGATATTTAGCTTGACATGAGGGTCCTTCCCACCCCCAGGAATCCAGAAGGACCTGGCTGATCTGGCGAGTAGCAACGATGCCGAGAGTGAGAGCGACTTGAGAGAGCGAACGCCCGACACTGAAGACTCCGGGGCACAGTCCTTACCCACAACTCAGGGCCTCACGTCCACGCACTCCACCTTTAGATCCGATCCTCCGCATTTGCAGTCCTTTAGGTGGGTTGGTTGCTGCGTAGCATGGCATGGCTGGGGATAGGGGTGGGAGCTGGGAAACCTGTTTTGTCATTTGGATGCAAGGTTTCCAATTATTTGTGTGAGCTATGATTATTTTTCAtactttgttttatttggttCATAAATGTCCGTtgatatccatatatgtttatactggtCATGTAACTCATCAtgtgtataattaatattacacTATGTATTGAAATAAGTCAGGAGCTGATATTCTGATACCTTCCCTTAAAagcttctttaattttttttttttttttttaacatgtacaGAAATTTAAATCTATCTTCTGTTTCCAGACAAAAGTCAGGTGGGTTGCGTGACCCTAAGGCAGGTGGAGACAGAATACggcgagggaggatggagaaatcTGAGAGCCAGAGTGGCACTATTGGCAGCAGACACATCACCGTTGCAGCCTTGGAAGTCCATAATGTCAAGAGGGCCATCAATCGCTATGGCACACTTCCCAAGGGTGCAAGGATTGGTGCCTATCTTGAATCTCTCCGTCAGAGTGGTCTGTCTCAAGGTGTTCCTCCATCAGATGATCAGTCTTCTGAACACCAGGCGGAAGATCAAGATGAGCATGGTGATCAAGAAGATCAGAAGGACACTGTGGATAAGAATGCTGCATCCATGATTCGCAGCAATTCAACCCAGAGTGGTTTCCAGCCACAGTCGCCCTTGATATCTCGGCTAAGTCCACGCCTGCAGCCCTTGCGGTCCGATAAGCGGAACAAGGAGCCCAGTTTGGCAGACCTAGAATTCCCACCACCTCCATTAGATTTGCCTCCTCCACCGGATGACTTCATAGAGGAGAACCAATCGACAGGCTTGGAGTTCCCTCCACCGCCCGGTTCGGACCGCTGGTTAGGCACCTCCTCGCCTGAGTCAAGGAGACGTTTAGCTCAGAAACCTATTCCTTCACCCAGAGCTAGACGAAAGGCAGACTTTGCCAACGTCAGTCCACAGAAGTTGCCAAGTTCCGCAATGCAGGACTCTCAGCAGGGGATGGTTGAAGGATCTGAATCCCCGCAGGCTGACAGGGCTACACTAAGTGTAACGAGGTGTAGGATGAGGGATGCAGATGCTGATAAGCCCCCAGTGCGAGCAAAGCCTAATCTAGATACAAGTCTAGATGGTGAAGCTAGTGAAGGAAGTCCAGCATCTCGATTTGGAGTCAGCCTGAGGCACCGAGACCAGTCCTCGGATTCGTGCGAAAGCTTCAAGTCTACAGAGAATCTGTCTCCTCGTCCAGGCCTATCTAGTGCAAAAGTCAAGGGGAAGTCCAGTTCTGCTGCAGCTAAGAGTCCAGGATCGTCATCAGCTGATACAGAAGGCATGCAGACTCCTTCCTCTCCAGTGGGAGAAAGTGGACTAGCCCCATCTTCTCCTGCAGCGGTCGATGGCAGTCCCCCGTCTGTTGATGCTGCCTCATTAGCTTCCAGAGATGGTAGCGTGGAAGAACTGTCTGCTGAAGAACCCAAGGTTGTACTTGGCTTGGGAATCAACCATGAAGTCAAGGAAAGTTTAGAGTTAAAATTAGTTTCTGAATTGAAGGAAGCTgatgaaaagaaggaacagaaagatgACAAGAAGGAGCCAAGTCCAGATGGAGTTACAGGAGGAGAAACGTCACCTGGAAGCCAGAAGAATCCCGCAGTGCAACTAGTCTCGGAGTTATTTGAGAGCCTACGACAAAAATCCAACAAAGTAGGGGATACTCCACATTTAGATAATGGTAATGCAGTGAACATTGAATCTGACAATAGTAATTTAAGAGACAGTAGTAATCAAATTGGCTTTAAGACCAATTTGAAGAAAGTGAAAAACACATTTGAAAAGAGCAgttcagagaaagaggagagaaaaatatattttaaaactcAGCTTCGGAAAACGGACACtagtaagggtgatgataatgttaacatggAATGTGATCCTCACAGTACTTTGATGGACTTCAGAGCACAGTTAAGAAAAACCAATATTGTTAAAGAGGACGATACCAAGGCCGCGGGAGACGACACCTCTCCGAGTGATCAGCAGGAAAATGGTTCACAAGTGCTTAGTGAAGTGAACAAAAAGGGTGATAATGCCGGGAAGAACGAACGGAGCTGTGACTCGGGAATCAAGAGTGATATAATGAGCGAAAGTGTGACGAGTATTCATAGTGAGAAACGAGATAGTATTCAGAGTGATTCTTTAAAAGTGAGTGAAGATGAGGATGCCAAACGTTTTAGCTCAAGTAGCATAAGTAGTTTAAAGAAGTTGTGGGAGAAGCAGGATGCTGATAAACTGGCCAAGGCTGATCCTAATCAAACTAGTCCCAAATATGCTCCAAGTATGAACAAACGGCCAGATTTGCCAAAGTTAACTAAAAGTGAGAAAGACTCAGTTGCCGACACCCCAGTTCTGAAAAAGACCCCTGAAGACGAGGGCAAGGTCGGCAAGCTGGAACGGAGGGTGTGGCCGCCACCCAGCAGTAGTGAAGTGGATGCCAAGCCAGTGGATGGAAAGCCCTCCGTGCCCGTTAAGCCTGTAGTGAAGAGTTTCAAATTACCTCCTCCACCTGCTGGGGTCAAGCCACCTCCACCCAAGCCAGCGGGGATCtacgccaccccctccctcatcagGCCTCCATCGGTGCCAGTTATTTCTGTGAAGAAGGAGGGCAAGGATTCTGAAAATAAGGAAAGTAAAGcaattaaagaaacaaaagattCTATGTCGAAAGATAATGCCTCTGGTAATCCTCCTCCCAGTATGACATCTTCGGGCGGAACTTTGCCGAGTGACAGTGTGAGTGGGTCCTCTAATAGCAGTACAGAGAAAGCTGGGCTAGTGGAGCAAGGCCGTGGGGTGGAAGCCTCAGTGGCGACCTTGCGAACGGAAGGAGCCACCACTACTGTTGCTGCTTGCATCCAGTCAGCACAAAGGGTATTAGACTTTTACCAAGCCTGTTGGGAATACATGGACAACATTCCACCTCAGAGTCGATTTCACATGCGAGAACTTCTAACCCGTCTAGAGCTCCAGACTAGGCAGCTGCGCTCAGCAGGGGGACGCTCAATTGAACACAATGAAAAGCTCTTTGCAGAAATTGAGAGCACAGTGAGGGATGTTACCAATACAGTTCAGCGTTAGGCTTTTAGCTATTGTAATTGGGTAAGATATTCTGAGTAATACGTTTTTACTGTGAACTTAACATCCTTTTGGAAATCCGAAAAAGGGAAATCCTTTTTAGAGTAGAGTGATAtgtaaaaagatatagaaaaaaaccaTTGAATGTCATTGCTCACAAGTCCAGACAGTTAAGTGAAAAGATAGAAAATGAGCAGCATACCTTGGGGTGATGCTAGAGGAGTTTTACACTGTTGATTCTCATTCTGAATGTGCAAACGACAATACTCCTGCATTTAAAATCATTTCAAATTACGTGCTGGTTgatgtagaaaagaaagacactGTAAAATTAGTGACTCGGAAAA includes the following:
- the LOC125038527 gene encoding tyrosine-protein kinase Abl-like isoform X1, which encodes MFAFEEPDEWEIERTDIAMKHKLGGGQYGDVYEAVWKRYNICVAVKTLKEDTMALKDFLEEASIMKEMKHPNLVQLLGVCTREPPFYIVTEFMSRGNLLDYLRTCSHDEVNEVTLLYMATQVAAAMEYLEDRSFIHRDLAARNCLVGENHLVKVADFGLARLMRDDTYTAHAGAKFPIKWTAPEGLAYNKFSTKSDVWAFGILLWEIATYGVSPYPGVDLTNVYHLLESGYRMDCPQGCPVRVYELMKQCWLWIPSDRPTFSHIHHALETMFQETSITEEVEQQLAAGGGRKVVRGSSTGTHQQWNEEQLPTSPRTSSTKQTKNKHGMMDEGSSPNLPRDVRPSPGILSARSTVVQLRRTTNKKGKQAPAPPKRTSSFRDSTCTDQDMPAGMAGDELNEFNGIDKIFEGIQKDLADLASSNDAESESDLRERTPDTEDSGAQSLPTTQGLTSTHSTFRSDPPHLQSFRQKSGGLRDPKAGGDRIRRGRMEKSESQSGTIGSRHITVAALEVHNVKRAINRYGTLPKGARIGAYLESLRQSGLSQGVPPSDDQSSEHQAEDQDEHGDQEDQKDTVDKNAASMIRSNSTQSGFQPQSPLISRLSPRLQPLRSDKRNKEPSLADLEFPPPPLDLPPPPDDFIEENQSTGLEFPPPPGSDRWLGTSSPESRRRLAQKPIPSPRARRKADFANVSPQKLPSSAMQDSQQGMVEGSESPQADRATLSVTRCRMRDADADKPPVRAKPNLDTSLDGEASEGSPASRFGVSLRHRDQSSDSCESFKSTENLSPRPGLSSAKVKGKSSSAAAKSPGSSSADTEGMQTPSSPVGESGLAPSSPAAVDGSPPSVDAASLASRDGSVEELSAEEPKVVLGLGINHEVKESLELKLVSELKEADEKKEQKDDKKEPSPDGVTGGETSPGSQKNPAVQLVSELFESLRQKSNKVGDTPHLDNGNAVNIESDNSNLRDSSNQIGFKTNLKKVKNTFEKSSSEKEERKIYFKTQLRKTDTSKGDDNVNMECDPHSTLMDFRAQLRKTNIVKEDDTKAAGDDTSPSDQQENGSQVLSEVNKKGDNAGKNERSCDSGIKSDIMSESVTSIHSEKRDSIQSDSLKVSEDEDAKRFSSSSISSLKKLWEKQDADKLAKADPNQTSPKYAPSMNKRPDLPKLTKSEKDSVADTPVLKKTPEDEGKVGKLERRVWPPPSSSEVDAKPVDGKPSVPVKPVVKSFKLPPPPAGVKPPPPKPAGIYATPSLIRPPSVPVISVKKEGKDSENKESKAIKETKDSMSKDNASGNPPPSMTSSGGTLPSDSVSGSSNSSTEKAGLVEQGRGVEASVATLRTEGATTTVAACIQSAQRVLDFYQACWEYMDNIPPQSRFHMRELLTRLELQTRQLRSAGGRSIEHNEKLFAEIESTVRDVTNTVQR